One segment of Verrucomicrobiota bacterium DNA contains the following:
- a CDS encoding DUF4832 domain-containing protein, with the protein MRQMILSGNASVWLLLAAALAGDGLRAAENVRQVRFRETDALFANPGQGWMNQNRKPTKEPRFPCSVVYVRFGWADAEPEQGKYNWALIDDVIAAWKPRDATVSLRVMTCSAHSKGYYTSPKWMFDAGAKGFEYNVGGADPTSGGTPIPRIEPDYADPIYLREHGAFIAALGKRYDGHPGIEFLDIGSYGVWGEWHTKHPAPVEVRTQIVDMYLKAFRKTPLVFMSDDAAVLKYALAHGTGFRRDGVGSPWHEQNWIGSKKYAAVDGMADTWKKAPVVFEWFGDYDYLKSRQWSFDAAVQFMLTHHVTYINDNVGRVPPEAMPQLQKLARLAGYRFVLRELTHEAAIKPGATLNVRMKWANVGVGKLYYPYVLRVLLLDAAGQTVLTRDSQSLPANWLPGEQPADAVLALPANLKPGTYRLGVTLADPAAQRRPLRLASDIPEKEGVYMVSNIKVE; encoded by the coding sequence ATGCGACAAATGATATTATCAGGTAATGCCTCGGTATGGCTGCTGCTAGCGGCTGCCTTGGCGGGCGATGGTCTGCGGGCGGCGGAGAATGTGCGCCAGGTGCGATTCCGCGAAACCGATGCGCTGTTCGCCAATCCCGGCCAGGGTTGGATGAATCAGAATCGCAAGCCCACCAAGGAACCGCGCTTCCCCTGTTCGGTGGTGTATGTGCGTTTCGGTTGGGCGGATGCCGAACCGGAACAAGGCAAATACAACTGGGCCTTGATTGATGATGTCATCGCCGCGTGGAAGCCGCGCGACGCGACGGTTTCCCTGCGGGTCATGACGTGCAGCGCGCACAGCAAGGGCTATTATACCTCGCCCAAGTGGATGTTCGATGCAGGCGCCAAAGGATTCGAGTACAACGTGGGTGGTGCTGATCCCACCAGTGGTGGCACACCGATTCCGCGCATTGAACCGGATTATGCCGACCCCATCTATCTCCGGGAACACGGGGCGTTCATCGCCGCCTTGGGCAAACGCTATGATGGCCATCCCGGCATCGAGTTTCTCGATATTGGCTCCTATGGTGTCTGGGGCGAGTGGCATACCAAGCATCCCGCACCCGTCGAGGTGCGCACACAAATCGTGGATATGTATCTGAAAGCCTTCCGCAAAACCCCGCTAGTGTTCATGTCCGACGACGCTGCGGTGCTGAAATACGCCCTGGCGCACGGCACCGGATTCCGTCGCGATGGCGTTGGCTCGCCCTGGCATGAGCAGAACTGGATCGGCTCGAAGAAATACGCCGCCGTGGATGGCATGGCCGACACTTGGAAGAAAGCGCCGGTGGTGTTCGAGTGGTTCGGTGATTACGATTACCTGAAAAGCCGCCAATGGTCCTTTGACGCCGCCGTGCAATTCATGCTCACCCATCACGTCACGTACATCAACGACAACGTCGGACGCGTGCCGCCGGAAGCCATGCCGCAACTGCAAAAGCTCGCCCGCCTGGCAGGTTACCGGTTTGTACTGCGCGAGTTGACCCACGAGGCCGCCATCAAACCCGGCGCGACACTCAACGTGCGGATGAAGTGGGCCAACGTGGGGGTCGGCAAATTATATTATCCGTATGTGCTGCGCGTCCTGCTGCTGGACGCAGCCGGGCAGACGGTGTTAACCCGTGACTCCCAATCCCTGCCCGCCAACTGGCTGCCGGGAGAACAACCAGCGGACGCCGTGCTCGCCCTGCCGGCCAACTTGAAACCGGGGACCTATCGGCTGGGGGTGACCCTGGCTGATCCTGCCGCGCAGCGCCGCCCCCTCCGGCTCGCCAGCGATATCCCGGAAAAAGAAGGGGTGTACATGGTCAGCAATATTAAAGTGGAATAA
- a CDS encoding AsmA-like C-terminal region-containing protein: MPDTLGRRIWTSARRIFRFFRIAFLLLVLGLAGFLLYISQAGLPDFLKNRILEQLRTHGMEVEYQKIRFRWDRGVVAENVAFRHAQRVNGPQMTLDELVVGLNAEALLHGRLEVEKLQFRGGCLNWHFAGPQPSHPLAITNLSASLWLGKDDRWDLSFLKGRFHGVDITVTGRLDHASRLRASPATNGAARPPALQPDALLLKFAHTLTNWQFQAPPQITLQFKADANAWSNLQGSVNLIARDAQTPYGRLSDATLAVSLQSATNSAQTELSLRLSAGLADTVWGRARQVQLRAEAGLFRFGDAPVCRSLHVTCDALDTKWCRGERVSVEADLQSTATNLVIEAQKLYSAWASLERAKIIARMTPAPPPAARINLEAEVEAGAALFPKFGSVADGRYQLQCLLAALDQCPETMAMKASVSRLQTPWGQAKTAAVQMDLSRLGTNLVKHADASWGAWEKLEGWPAHWTLDLQGVEAFKLALDRVQMEGNWRGPVLALDRWQAQLNGGALTVTGRLDVATREVRIGARSDFDARKLSPVMEPAIRQFLEQITWSKPPVLNLQARAVLPPWDWPETNWAAAVWPTLSLAGDARAAGVVYGGIMLSEARTRATFTNGVWRVPAFYARSADDEMWISGESDLNRKTFHAQVKSALDPRIIAPVLNTNITQVFDWFQWNGHPLVDADVTGRWQPDFDLTGTGTVRATNFVMRGVPISRLESRVQYRDKILSFINPLAERPGERADADLVMVDFNTLMLHLTNAHGSMEPAAVTKCIGPQTFEVIEAYQFKHPPRALVEGVIPLNDKGVADVKFTVSGGPFHWWRFNPSQVAGTVWWLGDKLLITNLVADFYGGRLEGNLQFDLAAKGTDYALQATLQEVQFNAFMADVNQASNKLDGVLSAELNVTHANAADWQSWQGFGQATLRNGLLWDMPIFGVFSQIMNGLTSGLGNSRATAATASFTITNSVVTSRDLQISANPFRMRYRGTVDFEGRVNARVEAEWLKDANVVGALLNLVIKPFSKIFVYKVTGSLNDPKTEALYLGPLLHPLQTIRKLVLPDLDAPGTDTPPSPDK; encoded by the coding sequence ATGCCCGACACCCTTGGCCGGCGAATCTGGACCAGCGCGCGACGCATCTTCCGATTTTTTCGCATCGCGTTCCTGCTGCTGGTGCTGGGACTCGCCGGGTTCCTGCTCTACATCAGCCAGGCTGGGCTGCCCGATTTTCTCAAGAACCGCATCCTGGAGCAATTACGCACGCACGGGATGGAAGTGGAATATCAGAAAATCCGCTTCCGCTGGGATCGCGGGGTGGTGGCGGAAAACGTCGCGTTTCGCCACGCGCAGCGGGTGAACGGCCCCCAGATGACGCTGGATGAATTGGTGGTGGGCCTGAATGCGGAGGCGCTGCTGCACGGCCGTTTGGAAGTGGAAAAATTACAGTTTCGTGGCGGCTGCCTGAACTGGCATTTCGCCGGCCCGCAACCCAGCCACCCGCTGGCCATCACCAACCTGAGCGCCAGCCTCTGGCTGGGCAAGGATGACCGCTGGGACCTGAGTTTTCTGAAAGGGCGGTTCCACGGCGTGGACATCACTGTTACCGGTCGCCTGGACCATGCCTCCCGGCTGCGCGCCTCGCCGGCGACCAACGGTGCCGCCCGGCCCCCGGCGCTCCAGCCGGATGCATTACTGCTCAAATTTGCGCACACGCTGACCAACTGGCAATTTCAGGCGCCGCCCCAGATCACCCTCCAATTCAAGGCTGACGCCAACGCCTGGTCCAACCTGCAAGGCAGCGTCAACCTCATCGCGCGCGACGCGCAAACGCCGTATGGCCGCCTGAGCGATGCCACCTTGGCTGTCAGTTTGCAGTCGGCCACCAATTCGGCGCAAACCGAATTGTCCCTGCGCCTGAGCGCTGGACTGGCCGATACCGTCTGGGGCCGGGCACGGCAAGTCCAATTGCGCGCGGAGGCCGGGCTATTCCGGTTCGGCGACGCGCCCGTCTGCCGTTCGCTGCATGTCACTTGCGATGCGCTGGATACCAAATGGTGTCGGGGTGAGCGGGTGAGCGTCGAGGCGGACCTGCAATCCACCGCCACCAACCTGGTGATTGAAGCGCAGAAATTGTACAGCGCCTGGGCCAGCCTTGAGCGCGCCAAAATCATCGCCCGGATGACGCCTGCTCCGCCACCGGCCGCGCGGATAAACCTGGAGGCGGAAGTTGAGGCCGGGGCCGCGCTATTTCCTAAATTCGGCTCCGTTGCCGACGGGCGCTATCAGCTACAATGTCTGCTCGCCGCGTTGGATCAATGCCCGGAAACCATGGCCATGAAAGCCTCGGTGAGCCGGCTGCAAACCCCTTGGGGCCAGGCCAAAACCGCCGCGGTGCAAATGGACCTTTCCCGCTTGGGCACCAACCTGGTGAAGCACGCGGACGCCAGTTGGGGTGCTTGGGAAAAACTGGAAGGCTGGCCGGCGCATTGGACGCTGGACCTGCAAGGGGTGGAGGCTTTTAAGTTGGCGTTGGACCGCGTGCAGATGGAGGGCAATTGGCGCGGCCCGGTGCTGGCGTTGGATCGCTGGCAGGCGCAACTGAATGGCGGCGCGCTGACGGTGACCGGACGGCTGGACGTCGCCACGCGCGAGGTGCGGATCGGTGCCCGATCCGATTTTGATGCGCGCAAATTAAGCCCGGTGATGGAGCCGGCGATCCGGCAGTTCCTGGAGCAGATCACCTGGAGCAAGCCGCCCGTGCTGAACCTCCAGGCGCGGGCCGTGCTGCCGCCATGGGATTGGCCGGAAACCAATTGGGCGGCCGCAGTGTGGCCCACGCTGTCGCTCGCTGGGGATGCGCGCGCCGCCGGGGTGGTGTATGGCGGGATCATGCTGTCCGAGGCGCGCACCCGGGCCACCTTCACCAACGGGGTGTGGCGGGTCCCGGCGTTTTATGCGCGCAGTGCGGATGACGAGATGTGGATATCCGGGGAAAGCGATCTGAACCGCAAGACCTTTCACGCCCAAGTGAAAAGCGCGCTGGACCCGAGAATTATCGCGCCCGTTTTGAACACCAATATCACCCAGGTGTTCGACTGGTTTCAATGGAACGGCCATCCGCTGGTGGATGCGGACGTAACCGGACGCTGGCAGCCGGATTTTGACCTCACCGGCACGGGCACCGTGCGCGCCACCAATTTCGTGATGCGCGGCGTGCCCATCAGCCGCTTGGAATCACGCGTCCAATACCGGGATAAAATCCTGTCCTTCATCAACCCCCTGGCCGAGCGTCCGGGCGAGCGCGCCGATGCGGATCTGGTGATGGTGGATTTCAACACGCTGATGCTGCACCTGACGAACGCGCACGGTAGCATGGAACCGGCGGCGGTCACCAAATGCATTGGTCCGCAGACCTTCGAGGTGATTGAGGCCTATCAATTCAAACATCCGCCCCGCGCCCTCGTGGAAGGCGTGATTCCCCTGAATGACAAAGGGGTTGCCGACGTCAAGTTCACCGTCTCCGGCGGCCCGTTCCACTGGTGGCGCTTCAATCCCAGCCAGGTTGCCGGCACCGTCTGGTGGCTGGGGGATAAACTGCTCATCACCAACCTGGTCGCGGATTTCTACGGCGGCCGGCTGGAGGGTAACTTGCAATTTGACTTGGCGGCCAAAGGCACGGACTACGCGTTGCAGGCGACCTTGCAGGAAGTGCAGTTCAACGCCTTCATGGCCGATGTGAACCAGGCCAGCAACAAGCTTGATGGCGTGCTCTCTGCCGAACTCAACGTCACGCATGCCAATGCCGCGGACTGGCAGAGCTGGCAGGGCTTTGGCCAGGCCACCCTCCGTAACGGCCTCCTGTGGGACATGCCCATTTTCGGCGTGTTCTCCCAAATCATGAACGGCTTGACGTCCGGCCTGGGCAACTCCCGCGCCACCGCCGCCACCGCCAGCTTTACCATCACCAACAGCGTGGTCACCTCGCGCGACTTGCAAATTTCCGCCAACCCGTTCCGCATGCGCTATCGCGGCACGGTGGATTTTGAAGGCCGCGTCAATGCGCGGGTGGAGGCGGAGTGGCTCAAGGACGCCAATGTGGTCGGCGCGCTGCTCAACCTGGTCATCAAGCCGTTTTCCAAAATCTTCGTGTACAAAGTGACCGGCTCGCTGAACGATCCCAAGACCGAGGCGCTCTACCTTGGGCCGCTGCTGCATCCGCTGCAAACCATCAGGAAACTGGTGCTTCCCGATCTGGATGCTCCGGGCACGGACACGCCGCCATCACCGGATAAATAG
- a CDS encoding DUF4340 domain-containing protein — protein sequence MNTKGTWFWFLLAVGLFTFIFFFERHWDRAAGPLGPTLLLPQFRPQAVGALQVRRGTQFVRLQREGESWRLAAPVNYPAQPVMVDNLLQALARMERQNPIHAKTLADFGLADPAALIVAQQGDTRTEVQVGALTPVGGQVYVRVVGVEDVYTMDASLLSLIPENADAWRSTALLSLPGGTAFDRFEVRSTTKGVGYALQFNTTNRLWRLSKPMQARADRVKVESALLKCLQARVSRFVTDNPGVELEPYGLQPPKFELVLGAGTNDLLVVQFGAGVTNNPDLVYARRMSHTNVVLVPHDLAEQLQVPFVTLRDRHLLAFPPGAVTQIEVRQQENIVIRKTGTNQWRLVEPLDLPADNSLVRELIADLYSFEVAEFEKDVVTDFAGYGLEKPMAQVFFKAGNTNGTAVTNSVLAQADFGTNAAGRFFARRPDESSVYAVREEDFLKVPQYAWQLRDRRVWNFSATNVTRFTVSQGGRTMQLLHRGTNEWLLAPGSEGLVNEYAVEEIVYRLGELTAGAWFGRGEEARTNLGFTNHSYRLELELRDGDRTQTLAVEFGPSLRSQIPLATVQLEGQPWIFQFPWQLFQMIQRDLPLKRPAGPEK from the coding sequence TTGAACACAAAAGGCACATGGTTCTGGTTTTTGCTGGCGGTGGGGCTGTTCACCTTCATATTTTTCTTTGAACGGCACTGGGATCGCGCCGCCGGCCCGCTGGGACCCACCCTCTTGTTACCCCAATTCCGTCCCCAGGCGGTCGGCGCGTTACAGGTGCGGCGCGGCACGCAGTTTGTGAGGTTGCAGCGCGAGGGGGAGAGTTGGCGGTTGGCGGCGCCGGTCAATTATCCCGCGCAGCCAGTGATGGTGGATAATTTATTGCAGGCACTGGCGCGCATGGAGCGGCAGAACCCGATCCACGCCAAAACTCTGGCCGATTTCGGGCTGGCAGACCCGGCGGCGTTGATTGTGGCGCAGCAGGGCGACACGCGCACTGAAGTGCAGGTCGGCGCGCTTACCCCGGTGGGTGGTCAGGTGTATGTGCGCGTGGTGGGCGTGGAGGATGTTTATACCATGGATGCCTCCCTGCTGAGCCTGATCCCGGAGAACGCCGACGCCTGGCGCAGCACGGCGCTGTTGAGCTTGCCGGGGGGCACGGCCTTTGATCGCTTTGAGGTGCGTTCCACCACCAAAGGGGTGGGTTATGCGCTTCAATTTAATACCACGAACCGGCTCTGGCGCCTGAGCAAGCCCATGCAGGCGCGGGCGGATCGCGTCAAGGTGGAAAGCGCTTTGTTAAAGTGTTTGCAGGCGCGGGTGAGCCGTTTTGTCACGGACAATCCGGGTGTCGAACTGGAACCGTACGGTTTGCAGCCGCCCAAGTTCGAACTGGTGTTGGGGGCGGGCACCAACGATCTGCTGGTGGTGCAATTCGGCGCGGGTGTCACAAACAATCCCGACCTGGTGTACGCGCGGCGCATGTCCCACACCAATGTGGTGTTGGTACCGCATGACTTGGCGGAGCAGTTGCAGGTGCCGTTTGTTACTTTGCGTGACCGGCATTTGCTCGCGTTTCCTCCGGGGGCCGTCACGCAAATTGAAGTCCGCCAGCAAGAGAACATCGTGATTCGCAAAACCGGCACCAACCAATGGCGGTTGGTGGAACCGCTCGATTTGCCCGCCGACAACTCTTTGGTGCGGGAATTGATCGCCGACCTCTATTCGTTCGAGGTGGCCGAGTTCGAGAAGGATGTGGTGACGGATTTTGCCGGCTACGGTCTGGAAAAACCGATGGCACAAGTCTTTTTCAAGGCTGGCAATACCAATGGCACCGCTGTCACCAACAGCGTCCTGGCACAGGCAGATTTTGGCACCAACGCCGCCGGGCGTTTTTTTGCGCGGCGCCCCGATGAATCCTCAGTGTACGCGGTGCGCGAAGAAGATTTTCTCAAGGTTCCCCAATACGCATGGCAACTGCGCGACCGCCGCGTATGGAATTTTTCCGCCACCAATGTGACGCGGTTCACCGTGAGCCAGGGCGGACGGACCATGCAACTCCTGCACCGGGGCACCAATGAATGGCTGCTGGCACCCGGCTCCGAAGGGCTGGTCAATGAATATGCGGTGGAAGAAATCGTGTACCGGCTGGGTGAGTTGACTGCCGGGGCGTGGTTTGGGCGGGGTGAGGAGGCCAGGACCAATCTGGGATTTACCAACCACAGTTATCGCCTGGAGTTGGAGCTGCGTGACGGCGACCGAACGCAAACCCTGGCGGTGGAGTTTGGCCCCTCGCTACGCAGCCAGATACCGCTGGCCACAGTGCAACTGGAAGGCCAGCCATGGATATTCCAGTTCCCCTGGCAGTTGTTCCAGATGATCCAACGGGATTTGCCCCTTAAACGGCCGGCTGGGCCGGAGAAATAA
- a CDS encoding GldG family protein yields the protein MSEPTSNPSFSFSRRFGAGFNMLLGSLSLLAVVVMLNYLAGRHFWRWDCSASQRTQLSPLTLRVLEGITNEVKIIVYYDPQERLFKEATALLKEYSARNPHLQVQLVNPINNPAEAQVIRTRYRLGSVRDKDLIIFDCNNKTKSVYQAALSEYELEQVANPTEREFRRKPRTFRGELEFTSALVTVIDPKQYKACFLQGHGEQNPASTDEQNGYSKFAAVLVENGIRPELLSLAGAADIPADCSLLIIPGPVDTLTKDEVEKIERYLNQGGRLFALFGYRSYGRRVGLEGLLANWGVVAGENIVLDPMRSTPESRGQDLVLTLTENEAHAITRALYQSSLHLILPRSVASIKSGRAIEGLKVDEILHTTSEGVMVTTIRNGMPELNPARDRRGVFPLMVASEKSVRGVGRGTTRMVVAGDSFFLANQLIESAANRDFAVQAINWLVDRPQWLAGLSPRPVNEYKLNMTRAQLTAVRWILLGGLPGGVLFLGLLVWLRRRN from the coding sequence ATGAGCGAACCCACCAGCAACCCCAGTTTTTCATTCAGCCGCAGATTTGGCGCGGGCTTTAACATGCTGCTCGGCAGCCTCTCGCTGCTGGCCGTCGTCGTGATGTTGAACTATCTGGCGGGGCGGCATTTCTGGCGCTGGGATTGCAGCGCCAGCCAGCGCACCCAGCTTTCGCCGTTGACGTTGCGCGTACTCGAGGGGATCACCAATGAGGTCAAGATCATCGTCTATTATGATCCCCAGGAACGTCTATTCAAGGAGGCCACCGCGTTGCTCAAGGAATACTCCGCCCGGAACCCGCATCTGCAAGTGCAGCTCGTCAACCCCATCAACAATCCCGCCGAGGCACAAGTCATCCGCACCCGCTACCGGCTGGGGTCGGTCCGGGACAAGGACCTGATTATTTTTGACTGCAACAACAAAACCAAGTCCGTCTATCAGGCCGCGCTTTCGGAATATGAATTGGAGCAGGTCGCCAATCCGACGGAACGCGAGTTTCGGCGCAAGCCGCGCACGTTCCGCGGGGAACTGGAGTTCACCTCCGCGCTGGTGACCGTGATTGATCCCAAGCAGTACAAGGCCTGTTTCCTGCAAGGCCACGGCGAACAAAACCCGGCCAGCACCGACGAACAAAATGGTTACTCCAAATTTGCCGCCGTGCTGGTGGAAAACGGCATCCGCCCGGAGTTGCTCTCCCTCGCCGGTGCGGCGGACATTCCCGCTGATTGCAGCTTGCTGATCATTCCGGGCCCGGTGGACACTCTGACCAAAGACGAGGTGGAGAAGATCGAACGCTACCTTAACCAGGGTGGCCGCCTCTTTGCCTTGTTCGGGTATCGCTCGTATGGGCGCCGTGTGGGTTTGGAAGGGTTGCTGGCGAATTGGGGCGTGGTGGCCGGGGAAAACATTGTGCTCGATCCCATGCGGTCAACCCCGGAATCACGCGGCCAGGATTTGGTGTTGACGCTCACTGAGAACGAGGCGCACGCCATCACCCGGGCGTTATACCAGTCCTCCCTGCATTTGATCCTGCCGCGGTCGGTCGCCTCCATCAAATCCGGCCGCGCGATCGAAGGGCTGAAGGTGGATGAAATTCTGCATACCACCAGCGAAGGCGTGATGGTCACCACCATCCGCAACGGGATGCCGGAACTGAATCCGGCGCGGGATCGTCGCGGTGTGTTCCCGCTGATGGTGGCGAGTGAAAAAAGCGTGCGGGGCGTTGGCCGGGGGACGACCCGGATGGTCGTGGCGGGGGATTCCTTTTTCCTGGCCAACCAGTTGATCGAGTCGGCTGCGAACCGCGATTTTGCCGTGCAGGCGATCAACTGGCTGGTGGATCGTCCGCAATGGCTGGCGGGCCTCTCGCCGCGTCCGGTCAACGAGTACAAATTGAACATGACCCGCGCACAATTGACCGCCGTCCGCTGGATTCTGCTCGGCGGCCTGCCGGGCGGGGTATTATTCCTGGGCCTGCTGGTCTGGCTGCGGCGAAGAAATTAA
- a CDS encoding ABC transporter permease subunit has protein sequence MQAYITLVRRELGSHFLSWTGYTVITAVVFLIGLSFVGMVEALNAEPLTVSITELFYETFSFWLILLMAAPMITMRTFALERHSGTFETLMTTPVSEMQVVLAKFSGALLFYLIMWLPLMALVFILKHYTQEPLSLDLGALATTYLGIALVGMLYLSLGCLASAMTRSQMIAAMLSFVVGISLFLLGFLSYAFAARAGWVALVLTHINMMDHLRDFARGVVDTRAVAFYLTGTFLFLYLTLKVVESRRWR, from the coding sequence ATGCAAGCGTATATCACCTTGGTGCGGCGCGAGCTGGGCAGTCATTTTCTATCCTGGACGGGTTATACGGTCATCACGGCCGTCGTCTTCCTGATCGGCTTGAGTTTTGTCGGTATGGTGGAGGCCTTGAATGCGGAACCGTTGACGGTTTCCATCACGGAACTGTTTTATGAAACCTTTTCGTTCTGGCTGATTCTGCTGATGGCTGCGCCCATGATTACCATGCGCACCTTTGCGCTGGAACGGCATTCCGGCACGTTCGAGACACTGATGACCACCCCGGTGAGCGAAATGCAGGTGGTGCTGGCCAAGTTTTCGGGCGCGCTGCTGTTTTACCTGATCATGTGGCTGCCGTTAATGGCGCTGGTATTTATTTTGAAGCATTACACGCAGGAGCCGCTCTCGCTGGATTTGGGGGCCCTGGCCACCACCTACCTCGGTATCGCGCTGGTGGGCATGTTGTATTTGTCGCTGGGCTGCCTGGCCTCAGCGATGACCCGCAGCCAGATGATTGCCGCGATGCTGAGTTTTGTCGTCGGAATTTCCCTGTTTTTACTGGGCTTCCTGTCGTATGCGTTCGCCGCGCGCGCCGGTTGGGTGGCGCTGGTGCTGACCCATATCAACATGATGGACCACCTGCGGGACTTCGCGCGCGGTGTGGTGGATACCCGGGCGGTGGCTTTTTATCTGACCGGAACGTTCTTGTTTTTATACCTGACCTTGAAGGTCGTGGAAAGCCGGAGGTGGCGGTAA
- a CDS encoding ATP-binding cassette domain-containing protein, with amino-acid sequence MVRRYDMGDAPMIEVDTLTKRYAGRAAVEAISFTVQRGEVVGLLGPNGAGKSTTMRILSCYLPATSGTARVAGFDVFTQSEEVRRRIGYMPENNPLHHDMRVRDYLKFRARLKGLNRKDSRTRVDLVMTQCGLTDVTGRVIGQLSKGYQQRVGLADALVHDPELLILDEPTIGLDPNQIRAVRQLIKDLAKQHTVLLSSHILPEVEMTCGRVMILGNGKILAADTPANLHKLFREGTQVVAEIAAPAADLKACWDSHPEVDHYDIAPAEGEYLRCSLTARPGVDLRPLVFELVAQRGWKLRELTRNRYSLEDVFVRLTRPDKEEES; translated from the coding sequence ATGGTACGGCGTTACGACATGGGCGACGCACCGATGATTGAAGTGGACACACTGACCAAACGCTACGCAGGACGCGCGGCGGTGGAGGCGATTTCCTTTACGGTGCAGCGGGGTGAGGTGGTCGGCTTGCTGGGGCCCAACGGGGCGGGCAAGAGCACGACCATGCGGATTCTCTCGTGTTATCTCCCCGCCACCTCGGGTACGGCGCGCGTCGCCGGCTTCGATGTGTTCACGCAGTCCGAAGAGGTGCGCCGGCGCATTGGGTATATGCCGGAAAATAATCCGCTCCACCACGATATGCGGGTGCGTGACTATTTGAAATTCCGCGCCCGGCTGAAAGGCCTGAACCGAAAGGACTCGCGGACCCGGGTGGACCTGGTGATGACGCAGTGCGGCCTGACGGATGTCACCGGGCGCGTGATTGGCCAGTTATCCAAGGGCTACCAGCAACGGGTGGGGCTGGCGGATGCCTTGGTGCATGATCCCGAATTGCTGATCCTGGACGAACCCACCATCGGACTCGACCCCAACCAGATTCGCGCCGTGCGTCAACTAATCAAGGACCTGGCCAAGCAACATACCGTGTTGCTCTCCTCGCATATTCTCCCCGAGGTGGAGATGACCTGCGGACGGGTGATGATTTTGGGCAACGGCAAAATCCTGGCGGCGGATACCCCGGCAAATTTGCATAAGCTGTTCCGCGAGGGCACCCAAGTGGTGGCGGAAATCGCCGCGCCGGCAGCCGATTTGAAAGCGTGCTGGGATAGTCATCCCGAGGTGGACCACTACGACATTGCGCCGGCAGAAGGGGAGTACCTGCGGTGCTCGTTGACCGCGCGTCCGGGGGTGGATTTGCGACCGCTGGTGTTTGAATTGGTGGCGCAACGGGGCTGGAAGCTGCGCGAATTGACGCGCAACCGGTATTCGCTCGAGGACGTATTTGTCAGGCTCACCCGTCCGGACAAGGAGGAGGAATCCTGA
- a CDS encoding transaldolase — MQNNLSQLKVKIFADGADKAGILQLNANPLIQGMTTNPTLMRKVGIKDYEAFARDVLHGVTVKPISFEVFSDDFADMRRQALKIAAWQSNVYVKIPITNTRGESSLPLIRDLAQQGVKLNITAILTLSQVAGVAQALNPQVPSVVSVFAGRIADTGVDPMPLMRAALALLGGQPKAELLWASVREVFNIFQADEAGCAIVTVPHDILGKALKMTGMDLTALSLDTVKMFDTDAKAAGFSL; from the coding sequence ATGCAAAACAATCTGAGTCAACTAAAGGTTAAGATTTTCGCGGATGGCGCCGACAAAGCGGGCATTCTGCAATTGAACGCCAACCCGCTCATCCAGGGGATGACGACGAATCCCACCCTGATGCGCAAGGTGGGCATCAAGGATTATGAGGCGTTTGCCCGGGACGTGCTCCACGGCGTCACCGTCAAACCCATCTCCTTTGAGGTGTTCTCGGATGATTTTGCGGACATGCGGCGGCAGGCGCTCAAGATCGCCGCTTGGCAGAGCAACGTCTATGTGAAGATTCCCATCACGAACACGCGTGGAGAATCGTCGCTGCCGCTGATTCGCGATCTCGCCCAGCAAGGCGTAAAATTGAACATTACCGCCATCCTGACTCTTTCACAGGTGGCGGGCGTGGCGCAGGCGCTGAACCCGCAGGTCCCCTCGGTGGTCTCCGTTTTCGCAGGCCGCATTGCGGATACCGGCGTGGACCCCATGCCGCTGATGCGCGCCGCGCTGGCGCTGCTCGGCGGCCAGCCCAAAGCGGAACTGCTCTGGGCCAGCGTGCGCGAGGTGTTCAATATTTTCCAGGCCGATGAAGCCGGCTGCGCCATCGTCACTGTGCCGCACGATATCCTGGGCAAAGCTCTGAAAATGACCGGCATGGACCTCACGGCGCTCTCGCTCGACACCGTCAAGATGTTCGATACGGACGCCAAGGCTGCTGGTTTTTCTTTATAA